The nucleotide window TTTCCCATCGCTTTTTACTGAATATTTTAATCCACTGTTCAATTCCGACGGCAGCCGGGATATACTCTTTTATCTCCATGCTTTTGTATTCAGTTTTGCGCTTTCGTGGTTTTGGGACCGGTTCAAAGGGATGTTCAAAGGATACTTCATTTTAAGAGGCATCGAATTCGGCCTAGTCTATGCCTTCATTGCCCTGCTACCGGTCATGTGGATATCTTTCAGCGCGCTGGATATTACCGTTGCTATGGTAAGCAGCTGGTTCTTTTATGGGTTGGTCCAAGCCACGTTGGCGGGAATGGTATTCGCTAAAATCAATCCCTGATCAAAACTACAGCTATGCGCTTCGCAAATTTAGGATGGTTGATGATGCTGTTGTTGCTGACCGGATTTACCAGCACACGAAAAACTGCCGACCCGGGTGATGCTGAAAAATGGTTGATTAATAAAACGAGCAGCTTAACAATTAACGGGAGTACCAACATCAATAAATTTGCCTGCGATATTCCCGGTTACGGTCAAACAGATACCCTCACACTGACCAAAGAGCGGGGGAACATTGCGCTTTCGGGTACCGTTGTTTTGAAGATACGGAGCTTTGACTGTCATAATGCGATCATGACCAATGACCTTCGCAAGACATTGAAAGAACCGTTGATACCGGTACTAAGGATCAGTTTCCTTTCGCTCAGCAAAATGCCCGCACATGCTATACAACTGGAAATTATCACCGGCCTCGTTGATATTGAACTGGCTGGCATGAAAAAACGCTTTGAGATTGCTTATCAGGTTTCCACCGATTCTCAGCGAGAAATTCATTTGTTGGGCACACGTGATGTCACCTTCACAGATTTCAACCTGATCCCCCCGCGTAAATTAGGCGGCATGATCAAAACCAATGATAAGCTCAGCATTACTTTTCATTTGGCGATCACCCGCTTCGATAAAAGTAAAGTAGCTACCTGACCAGCATCCATTTTAGCGTGGACCCTGGTCATGTCCCCATGAACAGCAAAGCTTGAATCTTTGTAGGAACGTTCCCAAGTAACCCCTTACAGGACGTTGATTAAATCCGATCATTATGTTTTCTAAATCCAATGAATATGCGATCCGTGCGGCGATATACATCGCCGCCGAGGGCGCACGGGATAAAATGGTGGTGAGGTGTGCACCCACATCATCAGTTTAAAGGCTGGGGTAAACGGCGGGTTTTATCTGGACAACGGCGGGTTTGGCTGTCCGCATTACAGGGCAGCACCTCGGCGGGCGGGAAAACCAAAAGCGGCAGGTCGATATGTTTGGCCAACTGTTGGGTGTGACTTCGGGCAAACAGGCGATGAAGAAAGCCATGGTGCTGGTGAACCATAACCACCAGGTCCGTCTGGCTATGTTCGTATATCCAGTCAAGCCCATGATCCACATCCATACTTTTGATATGATGATAGTGGATATTCGCATAGTTCACACGTGCGCATAGTTCCGACATAAAGATATCCGCCCTGAATTTATCTTCTCCCTCCTCGAACTTTTCATCGGAGACGTGGCATATATCGATCTCGGCCTGGAAGGCCTTTGTCAAGCCGGCCAATGAATGCAGGACAGCAATATCACCCTTATCCAGCCTGGTAGCGAACGCGATCCGCCGGATGGGACGGAAAATAAAATCCCGGGGAACCAGCAAGACCGGATAAGTGGCTTTATTAACGACATTTTTAGTATGGCTGCCAATAAAAAGCCGTTCAAGGCTTCCGGCGCCTGATAAACCCATAACTACCATGGCTATTGGCTGGTCCTCGGTAATTTTTGCCAATACCTCGGTCAATTCGCCGGCTTCTGATATACAGGCCAGCGGCGGATTGAAAAGATCCGGGAAAAGCTGTCCCGGTTCATGTCGTTTCTCCGTCAGTTTTTTGGCTTCAGCCTTCAGTTGGTCAGCCACTTCCCGTTTTATCAATCGATCATCGGCAAGTGGCCAAGCCACCTGTGCTACTCCGGGTGCTTCCGTAGGGCTCAGCCAGCAATTACACAATATAAGGCTATGCTTTAATTCCTGAGCCAAATGCAGCGCATACAGGCCGGCATTATGAGCGGCCGGAGAAAAGTCAGTGAGTATCAGTAGTTTTTTCATTTGCTTTTGTGGAGTTTAATGAGCGTAAATTTCAGGAGACTTCAAACCATAGGCAATGATGACAGATACCAAACAGATATGATCATGGTCACATTTAGCTTCGCCTTTGGTCATTTTTTTGGGGGCGAATGAAGCTTATTTTTGATGTTAAAAACAAAACAAATGCTGGGAGAACTCGATCAGACACAAATGAGCAACTGCTAAGAGAGCAGGTGACCGGCAGAATTGCCTGCCATGCCGAGGGTAGAACATATATCGTGCCGGTAAATTATGGTTTCGGCGGCTCCTACATCTACGGACAATCGGCTGAAGGTCAAAAGATACGGATGATGCGCCTCAACCCGGCGGTCTGCTTCGAGGTAGATCGGGTTCATACGATCTTTAACTGGAAAAGCGTAATCATTCAGGGCCGCTTCGAAGAAGTAAATGAGTTAGCTGAAAAGGAACGGCTGCAGCAGGGGTTAATTCACCGACTGATGCCTTTGTCCAGAAACCCGGGTGATCACCCTGCACATGGGATCACCGAAAAGGATAGCGACGTAGGGACTAAAGTCCGGCTTATCATCTACAAAATTCATATTGAACAGCTTTCTGGCCGTTTTGAACAGCCATGAGCATCGTCGGCATTTACACTAATGCTAAAAAATGAAGGAACAAATGTCCGTTGAAACTGCAAAAGTCAACCGTCAGGTCAGTCGCTGGCTGGCTCTGGGCATCGGGATGGTCATCATTCAGATCCTGTTGGGCGGCATAACCCGCTTGACCGGTTCAGGGCTATCCATTACCGAATGGCAGCCTTTTTTGGGCGCCTTACCGCCGCTTAGTCATGCCGAATGGGAAAGAAGTTTTGCTTTATATCGGCAGATCGCGCAATTTAAAAAACAAAACATAGATTTGACGCTTAGCGGCTATCAATACCTGTATTTGTGGGAATGGCTGCACCGCGAGTGGGCGCGCTTGCTGGGAGTCGTTTTTATGCTGCCATTTGCCTGGCTGTTTTACCGGCGGGTGATCGGCAGGATATTAATCTGGCCATTGACAGGTATATTCCTGATCGGAATTTTGCAAGCTATCGCTGGTTGGCTGATGGTTAAAAGTGGATTAAACGACACGGATGTCCGCGTTAGCCACATTCGGCTGGCCGTACATTTCCTGCTCGCGCTGATCTTATTGGCGGCTATGGTTTGGTTACTACTTCGCCTGAGGGTAAAAGGAACTCAGACCCGTAATTACCGCGCGTTACATGTCCTCACGATGGTATTAATATTGCTGTTGCTGAAGCAACTGACCTATGGTGCCTTTATGGCCGGAACACATGCGGCCTTATTCGCGCCAACCTGGCCATCAATCAACGGATATTTCTTTCCACCCGTCCACCTCCGGCCTGGTGGGTTCATCAGCCAGTTTTGCAATGATCCGCTGCTGATCCAGTTCGTTCACCGGCTTTATGCGTACCTGATCTTAACGGGTATGCTTATTTGGTATGTACTGGCGGGCAAGACCAGCCCGGATTACTTCTTAAACCGCTGGCGGAAATGGCCGTTGCTGCTCACATTGCTTCAGATACTTTTAGGGATCGCTTCCCTATTGGAAAGCAGTTCAGCGCACTTAATCTGGTATGCCTCGTTCCACCAGTTAAATGCGATCTTATTATGGATCACCCTGTTCATTGCCCTGTATTTTAGCAGGCAGCGCACAGGCTTAAGTGAAGCAGGCTAAAAGCTATTGAATTGCAACCTGGCGATCTCTCCCTTGAAATAGACATGCTCCCTTCCCGGCATCTTCCAGAGTGCCTGGAACACAGAGGGGAACCGGATATCACCGCGAACCTTATATTTTTCCGCCATAGCCACCCAGGGATAATTCTGATAAGTACCGTTGTTATTGTAATAGCGGTCAAGAGTTTCAAATCGCTCCACCAGTCCGTCGGTATTAAAGTAAAATATACCTTTTGCTGTCACATCCTGGATACTGATGGTGCCTTCTATGGTAAGCGGATCGATCTCCCGCCAGGTGATATAGCGGCAAAGCGCATAGGCGGGGATGATCATCATTTCCGCCAACACGGTCACCAGTTCAGAGCGGTCCATCAACGGGCCAGTACCTTCTGCTACGCGCAGCTTGTCCAGCAGGCGGACGAGCAATCCACCATGTCCGTCCTGGAAAATATCCTGGGCAGTAAATGGCAGAAAACCGAACAGGCGGGCCCGCATCAGTACCAGCCTGGCAGGGGACGGTAAAAAGTTGATCTGCCGGCAGCTCACCGTTGTCCAGCGACTACCGGGATGCATTCGCAGCGCAGCTTCCTTCCAAACCATCTGGCAACAGATCAATGTTTCTTTACCGATATAGCCGCTATCAGACAGATAACGTTGAAGGATAGGCGGCAGGTCAGTAACCAAACGGTCAGCAGAACAGCTACGGCACAGGTTATATTTTTCGCATTCCTCTGCAAGCCCTTGCTCGTATTGCCGACTCAACGAATCCAGAAAGGCCGCTTTTCTGATCATTGATCCTCCCCTTCATAAATAACACCCGAGGTCGGCGTTTCCTTTAATTCGATCCTGCTCAATCCGGGTATTTCCGATTGGATACCCTGCCAGAACCAGCGGGCCACATTTTCTGCGGTCGGGTTTTGCAGCCCTTCGATCTTATTTAGCATGGTATGATCCAATTGATCAACCAGCGGTTTAACAACGGCTTTCAAGTCTTTGAAATCAATCACCCATCCTTCTTCTGTACTGACAGTCCCTGTCACGTAAATAGTTAAGTAATAGGTGTGGCCGTGTACTTGACGGCACCGATGCCCTTCAGGTACATCGGGCAGAAAATGGGCGGCATCGAACGTGAATTGCTTGTATATGGTCATAGATCGTTTAATTAGTGCAGCCTATCAGCTTTCACCACCCAAAGTTGCAGCGAAGCCACCGTCCGGAAAATGCGCAGGGTCATAAAATTTCCTGATCTCAGTACTGGCTTTTAAAGAGAAACCGCATTTCCGACACCGCACAGGATCACGGTAAAAAGTGATGCGCATCACTTTTTACCCCGTGGTCAATCCCCAACTTTACATCAACAAAACAAGTGTATAACAGCATGAGAACAATTGTTATTGCCACTGATTTTTCCGAAGGTTCAAAAGACGCCGCCCGCTATGGTTATCAACTGGCACGGCGGGTCCGGTCGAATGTCCTGCTATGCCACGCCATCATCATACCCGCGGAGATCCCGCAGGCAGGCATAGTCTTCTGTCAGGACGAAGAATATGAATTGTTACTGGATGACAGCGCAACGGCATTGCACGATTTTAAGGAAGCCTTGGACTCCTCGTTACCTGCAGACGGCTTTCGCCCGGTGGTCAGCTGCAAAAGCCAGCCCGGCATCATGGCCAACGTAGTAAAGGATTTGGCAGCAACGCCAGACCACGCGCTGATCGTCAGCGGCACCCATCAAGGTGGCTTATTCAGTGACCTGCTGGTGGGTAACCATGCCTCCAACCTGATTGACAGCGCAGACAAGCCCGTGCTCCTGGTTGCCCCCGGCACAAAATTCAGCCCGGTAAAAAAAATCGCTTTTGCTACCGAATTTAAAGACCCGAAAAACGACCTTGAACACATCTACCAGTTGGTTTACTGGGCAAGGCAACTCAATGCTGAGGTACTGCTTGTACATATCTGCAGTGAAAAAAACGAAAGTCCTGCTTTAAAGGAAAAGATAGCTGATTACCTGTTGGGCATATCCAATAACGCCGATTACCCAAATATCTATTACCGCCTCATCCGAAACGACTGCGTTGACGAAGGCCTGGATTGGATATGCGACCACGGTCAGATCGATATGCTGGCCATGGTGCATCAACCCCGCAATCTTTTCGGCGAATTATTCGCCCACAGTCATACGAAACAAATGGCCGGTCACCTACAGCTGCCGCTGCTGGTATTCCCGGGACCAGATCATAAAAATTAAAAAATATAGCCATGAGTAACCTACCACCAGATACCGAATTGGAAACTGAATTGCAGG belongs to Mucilaginibacter boryungensis and includes:
- a CDS encoding pyridoxamine 5'-phosphate oxidase family protein, coding for MKLIFDVKNKTNAGRTRSDTNEQLLREQVTGRIACHAEGRTYIVPVNYGFGGSYIYGQSAEGQKIRMMRLNPAVCFEVDRVHTIFNWKSVIIQGRFEEVNELAEKERLQQGLIHRLMPLSRNPGDHPAHGITEKDSDVGTKVRLIIYKIHIEQLSGRFEQP
- a CDS encoding COX15/CtaA family protein, whose product is MKEQMSVETAKVNRQVSRWLALGIGMVIIQILLGGITRLTGSGLSITEWQPFLGALPPLSHAEWERSFALYRQIAQFKKQNIDLTLSGYQYLYLWEWLHREWARLLGVVFMLPFAWLFYRRVIGRILIWPLTGIFLIGILQAIAGWLMVKSGLNDTDVRVSHIRLAVHFLLALILLAAMVWLLLRLRVKGTQTRNYRALHVLTMVLILLLLKQLTYGAFMAGTHAALFAPTWPSINGYFFPPVHLRPGGFISQFCNDPLLIQFVHRLYAYLILTGMLIWYVLAGKTSPDYFLNRWRKWPLLLTLLQILLGIASLLESSSAHLIWYASFHQLNAILLWITLFIALYFSRQRTGLSEAG
- a CDS encoding DUF6920 family protein, whose product is MIRKAAFLDSLSRQYEQGLAEECEKYNLCRSCSADRLVTDLPPILQRYLSDSGYIGKETLICCQMVWKEAALRMHPGSRWTTVSCRQINFLPSPARLVLMRARLFGFLPFTAQDIFQDGHGGLLVRLLDKLRVAEGTGPLMDRSELVTVLAEMMIIPAYALCRYITWREIDPLTIEGTISIQDVTAKGIFYFNTDGLVERFETLDRYYNNNGTYQNYPWVAMAEKYKVRGDIRFPSVFQALWKMPGREHVYFKGEIARLQFNSF
- a CDS encoding YceI family protein, producing MRFANLGWLMMLLLLTGFTSTRKTADPGDAEKWLINKTSSLTINGSTNINKFACDIPGYGQTDTLTLTKERGNIALSGTVVLKIRSFDCHNAIMTNDLRKTLKEPLIPVLRISFLSLSKMPAHAIQLEIITGLVDIELAGMKKRFEIAYQVSTDSQREIHLLGTRDVTFTDFNLIPPRKLGGMIKTNDKLSITFHLAITRFDKSKVAT
- a CDS encoding universal stress protein; translation: MRTIVIATDFSEGSKDAARYGYQLARRVRSNVLLCHAIIIPAEIPQAGIVFCQDEEYELLLDDSATALHDFKEALDSSLPADGFRPVVSCKSQPGIMANVVKDLAATPDHALIVSGTHQGGLFSDLLVGNHASNLIDSADKPVLLVAPGTKFSPVKKIAFATEFKDPKNDLEHIYQLVYWARQLNAEVLLVHICSEKNESPALKEKIADYLLGISNNADYPNIYYRLIRNDCVDEGLDWICDHGQIDMLAMVHQPRNLFGELFAHSHTKQMAGHLQLPLLVFPGPDHKN
- a CDS encoding universal stress protein, whose protein sequence is MKKLLILTDFSPAAHNAGLYALHLAQELKHSLILCNCWLSPTEAPGVAQVAWPLADDRLIKREVADQLKAEAKKLTEKRHEPGQLFPDLFNPPLACISEAGELTEVLAKITEDQPIAMVVMGLSGAGSLERLFIGSHTKNVVNKATYPVLLVPRDFIFRPIRRIAFATRLDKGDIAVLHSLAGLTKAFQAEIDICHVSDEKFEEGEDKFRADIFMSELCARVNYANIHYHHIKSMDVDHGLDWIYEHSQTDLVVMVHQHHGFLHRLFARSHTQQLAKHIDLPLLVFPPAEVLPCNADSQTRRCPDKTRRLPQPLN
- the queD gene encoding 6-carboxytetrahydropterin synthase QueD; its protein translation is MTIYKQFTFDAAHFLPDVPEGHRCRQVHGHTYYLTIYVTGTVSTEEGWVIDFKDLKAVVKPLVDQLDHTMLNKIEGLQNPTAENVARWFWQGIQSEIPGLSRIELKETPTSGVIYEGEDQ